The following DNA comes from Candidatus Nitrosocosmicus arcticus.
AGAGAAGAACTGGATTTACAATAGTATACCTTCTTCAATGATACTTGCTGCTGGCGCCATAGTCTCACTAAAATTGTTATTTTACACAAGGCTAGAAAAAATAGAAATTCGTAGATTTAGATTTATTTTTCTAGCATTAATCTGCTGGCTAATTGGAGAACTAATCTATGTTTATTATCAGGCTTTTTAGGAACTGCAGATCCATATCCATCAGTAGCTGATCTATTCTACTTGTCTGCGACCGGTTTTCTTACAGTACACCTATTCAGTATTCTTTATTTGAAGAAAAGTATTTTAAAAAATAAATCCCTCGTCTACTTAGGATTTGTGGCCTCAATTTTTCCCATTTATTTATTCATAGATACGATTTACAATTACCAAGAATATTACTCTCAATCCGCTTTAGAATTTGTCATAACTGGACTTTATTACGCGAGTGATGCCGTGGTAATCCTTCCATGCATACCCATTATTTTAAGTCTTACGAAAAAGGATCCTTTCATCTTTCATTGGTTACTCATAACATTATCTGTTTTCATATTAGTCACAGCAGATTTATGCTACACTTTTATTGCATCAATAGATGATGAACTACTCAGTAACACAATGGTTATGGTCCTTCGTATTTGCCATCCGATACCTGCTTATGTCCGTCTCAATACTATGGTTTAGCAAGTTGAAGGAAATTCTTGAGTATGAAAGATTTTCAAAGATCCTAAAATACGATAAAAATGGTACCATTGGAAGTGACGATCAAATGACGGAAGTTGTAGAAGTTTTCAATGATCCCAATCAAATTTCAAGTGGTATGGCAAAGGTAATGGAAATGGCGAAGGAACGTGTTGACGTACTATTTGCTCAAAACCTAATCCAGAAAGACGAACTTAATAAATTTATAAATATTATGGTTAAAACGACTAGGAATAATAATTTATTAAAAGTTCGTGTGCTCTTACCTTCCACTATGCTTGATGAGCGAACGAATCCAAGGAAAATTGGTTCTTCGATCATGACCAAGTATTTTGACCGTCCTCTAGTCGCAAATGCAATTACTGCCATTGTGGACGGAGAATTCATGTGTGTATTGGGTTCTGAATCAAAAAATATTGATACCCCAAACAAGTATTTTATAATGCAGATAAGCAATGAAATGAAGATATACGCTTCAATAGCATTATTTGAAAAAATTTGGCTTTTAGAGAAGTCCGTCGATTTTGGATGACTGTTGGAGATTTTATCTCTAAAAAGTATTATTCATTATAGAGGATTGCAAATCTTGTAATATTTTGAAACCTTATGAGATAGTAAAGATCACAAATGTATGTACATGACCTTTCAATGTATCTTTTGATATCTTACAAATTTGTATCGACAATATCCGGTTTGGGGTCGGAGTGTGGCAGGCAAAGAAGTGCAATAAATGGTACTGTCAAATAAAATGACATAACTTTAGCCTCATTGACAAGAAATTGATTCCTTATGAATAGATAGATCGGTTTAGTGATGCCTATAATTTTGGTTTAGATTCATCGACTATATCATTCTGAGTGTTTTTGTTGTTTGGAAGTTTGACATTTATGATTGGTCACAAATAAAAACAAGAATATGTACAATACTAAATTTTATTTTTGTAAACTGACCTGACAACATCTTTCAATGCAATTCTTATGAAGCCATTCAACCCAATAGATCGATATTTCAACCTATTTATACTATGAGATACAATATACTCTATGAAGTTCGGTTTAATTCTATTGCCTTTATTATTTTTATCTGTCGTGCAAGTCGTAAATGCTCAGAGTCTTACTGATTCCATAAATAATGCAGTAAATAACGACATTGAGAATACATTTGACTCGATAAATCAGGCCTCCAATAGTAGCAGTAATTCTCCAGCTGGAAATGATACCAGCCCCCAGTCTACTACTACCACTACTACTACAAGCGGGCCCGGCAATTCAAATTCTACTACTACAACGATGAAAACCAACAGTAAGTAGTAGATTGAACAGTTGTTTTTAAGCGTTATTGCATAACAATATACATTCTATTTATCTTCAATGATTTCCGTATCCTAAACTCGAGTACGCTAATTTATTTATCTTGTGAATACTAATCGTTCTTAAAATTTAAACCAAGCATACATCATTATCTAAATGATAATTCCCAGTTTAGACCCCCCCCCCAGATGGGTTTGAAACTGATAAATAAGAGGTTACCGGGCTTCCTTGTGATTTAGATATCAAAACATCATTCAGAAAGCCGTTCATATTAATTCCCTAATTTCAATTTACAATCATATAATGATGATGGATTGTCTAGCGTTGCATCAATTAATGTTCTATCTGATTGTATTTGCTTACTTTCATATTTTCTCAGTTGGTAATTTCTTTCTGACATCACATTTAGTATGATGCCAAGGGACTTGCCCGACATTCTCTCAGGATTAATAATAATAGAATTAATTGAATCGTTTTGAATTTCACTAATTACCTGGTTTAAAGTCTTAGGTTCTTCGTAGCCGGACGAACCAAGAGATGAAAAGGATGCAATAAATCTCTCTGTTTCACTACCAACTTTTTGCAGACCCCCAATACAAAATGCATTATTTTCTGTCTTCATTTATTTTGAAACAATTCTGGATATTAATAAATGTGATCAACCTCAAGCAGTTTGTTTTTTCCTAAATGTTATAAATGAATGAACGAATCTGTACATTCTAGTCCCTGTAATAATAACGTACTATCACCAAGATTGAGACTCAGGGGGGAATTCATTATTGTAGTGGTCATTTCAGTTGGTATGCAGGATTTGGTAATAAATATATTAATAATCTAACTTTTTTATGGAAATGATATACCATAAATTCTGCAGCCAAATTCAAGGGCTTTGGTCAAGTCAGCTGTTCTTATAATAATAATATAATCATAATTCACTGCAATTTAAAAAAATTACTCAACAAGGTGGCATTATTACCATTTAGAATTAGTTGAAATCCTTTATATTTAGACTGATATAAACGATTACGGTAATCCATCAGCGATATGCCTCATGTCACACTTAATAGAAACTAAATGTATATATATGATATGACAAGCGAAAAATATTCCAATCGTACGATGATGTCTTTACATTCTCTTCATAAGGCTATTGCAGCCAAGATTAATGAAAAATAAAAAAGTGGATATTTTAGATAATAATATAAAGTCGGGTGTTTTAATTCAAAAATTCAGTAAGGTAATTGATATCTAAATCATGCAAATAACTGACAATGATGAATTAAAAAGGTACTTGTTGGACAGAAATGATATTTTAGTATCTACGAATTTAAGTAATGAAGAGGAATTATTTAATAATGAAACAGGTGAGTCTGCTATAGATAGGTACCCAAGTTCTTTGTTTAACAAAAAAGTTAGTTTAATGAATGACGACTTCGTAGGTTTCATGATGGAAATAACTGACACCAAAATAACGATATTTGGTGATTATGATCAGAGATTTGATGTTCCAAAATCAAAAGCCAGAGAAGTTAACAATAATATGGTTCTTGATATGGAATGGAGCGAATTTATATCATACAGATTAGATGACTCAGACTACAATTCACAAGAATTGACACATCCAAACCGCTGACATTAAATGAAAAAAGACTATAGGACGCTTGAAAAGTAAACACTCATCATGTTTCTCTTGACAAGTCTGTATCGAAGTCTATGAGTGCTAATTGTTGTATGTTAACGCGATTTCTTAATCTGGGGTTATGTATTAGTAATTCTATGATAAAAGCTTCGTTTTTATTTTTGTTACTATCAGGAAAGTGCTTAACCTTGATAGCATTATTGAATTTAGATGTTATAGAACTATTCACAATATTTTCACAATCATTATAAGTTAGAATTACAAAATATTTTACTGAAAGACTTATCAAAACATCTATCATTTCAGTCACTATATTTACATTATCCTGAAGAGCACTATTTGATTTTGAATAACCGTTATTTCGGTGTTTTTTTATTCCCCTAAGAGAAGATGAGGAAACCAATGTGTCAAATAAGTCTACAATTATAATCTGCAATTGGTTACCCATTTCTCTAGTTATTTTAGGAAGTTCATAAATTAATATATTAGCCAATTGATGAAATGTAAATGCTCTCGCAATAATGATCTTATCAAGAATATTGCCTACGTCTATTTCCTTCTTTATCGCTTGATTGACCAAACCAAGATAGATATATCCCAGATTGTTTCCATTTCCAGCGTCTATTATTATAGTTCTTTTCTTTTGTGTTTTACCACCGTTTCTCTTTGTTTCAGATGTATGATAATCTATGCAAATTTTTGGTATAAAACGATTTAAAAAATTGCTCCCTTTATGGGATTGATTTTGGATACAGATATTTTTCTTGTCTGAAAAAAAAAGAAATCTGTCGATTTCAGGAATATCAAATAATTTCCTGTTAATATCATTAAATTCATCAAAGGCTATAAAAAAATTATTATCTAAAACATCTCGATTATCTTCGTTATTATATATTTGCATATTATCGTGTTTAACTTCCCGAACGTTATTTATGCAGTTTCCTTTCTATCCAATATATATTTGGAGATTTTTCTTATTGGCTTTGGAGTGTTAATAACGGCCAAATTTATTGATTTTTTTCGTTTGGTCATATCATCATATGTTATAACATGTTTATATGTCTTACGCTGCGTATTACTATCCGCATCTATGTAGAATTAATGCAGTCAACTATTAAATATCTAAATGACTAAATACTAGTAATAATGACAGATGGCCCGATCTAATTCTGCGGAGATAATTACATTAAGAGTGGTTATTTAGATGTTATTAAAAAATAACGTCATAGATGACAAGATCTAAAATTAATCAATCCTTATAATTTTTGTTTTAAAAGTCTGATTCTCAGCAATGTACGAGTCCCAATATGTTAGTCCTATAGAGTATTACGTTCTCTGTATGTATTCGCTAAAATAAGTTGTAATACGTAATAATATATTAGGGTAATACTATAAGTTCTCCCCTCATTGTTGGTTGATGATACTTACAGAAGAAAACGAATGTACCACCTTCAGTTGCTTTAAAAGTAACGGTACCAGTTTGACCTGGTGCTATATCCTTATCTAGGCCATATGGCGCCCCAACTGTAAAGGAGTGTCTGTCCCCGTCTGGTTCTTCTAGGTTATAGAATTTGATATTTACCGTGTCGCCTGTATTAGCAGCAATCGCTGATGGTGAAAACGAATCAGGTGGAATGTTTAATTGTGTTTCATTAACTCCTTCATTCTCCGAGTTAAATAAATAAATTGTTTTATTGGTTGGTGGTCCCAAAATACCTGTTCCAATTAGATCCACTAGTGTTGAATTTGTTAACGGAGGACTTTGTTCTTGAGCTAGAGAAATATGATTATAAAATTCACCATTATTTGATTGGCTTATCGTTGTATAAGTTAATAATCCAAGGATTACAATAAAAGAAAATGACACGAATACAATTTTGGATGACGAGATAGTGCAAAATAAAGTATCTATTTTCAATTTCCTATCGTCTGTATATATATAATTATTTATTTATCATTTTCTATTAGATTTAACAATCGCGCATTACTTTTTTTGTATTTTAACTGATATTGTGATATCCGGTAAAAATGTACTAGTCTCAAACCAAAGGTTTCGATACTTTATATGGCAGAATTATTAGCAGCCTCATGGTTTTATCCTCTATTGCTGTTTGATATTACCACCCACGTATTAGAATATATATTATATACATATCATTTAATTACGAGGAGCATATCCTTCTTAAAATGGTATTTTGCAGACATTGTGGAAAAGACTTTCCATTGGAAGACATAACCTTTTGTCCAGTTTGCGGAAAACCTCAACAGCATGGTGCCTCCAATACTTTAGTAACAACTCCAACTAAAAACCCTGGGGCTGCAGTTTTAATAGCACTAATAGCAGGTTTATTTGGATTTGAAGGAATTGGACATATCTATCTGAGTCAAATAGGTAAGGGTATAGGTTTGTTGCTTATCGGATGGATATTATCCGCTTCTGCTTTTTTATTTGTACTTGGAGGAATCTTTATTGCAGCTATAATATTAGGCATAGGTGTTTTTGTGTTTTGGATATGGCAAGCTTATGATGCAAATAAACAAGCTAAATATTATAATACATTTCTTCTCCAGAATGGTAAACCCCCCTGGTAAGCAAATACTAAAAGAATATCTTTTCATTATATAGGACCTATATGAGTATCTACATATGCGTTTTGAGGATTCTCAACAATGTTTTTTTTCTAGTTTTTGTTATAGAAATATCACTAGGTTAAAGAATACTAAAATTGTATATTATTAAAATCATGCAGTTTGAAGTGTCTAAACTATGATATGTATGATTTTAGATATTAATTGTAATAAAAATGAGCAATCTAACAAAATTCACAAGGTAGGTATATTTGCATTGATGTTCGTTGCAGCAGCCTTAATTGGTTCTGTCGTAGCCATCGCTGGAGATAACAACGCAGCATTTGCATCAAAAAAGAAATCAAATGATTCATTCCAAGATATCATCCAGGAAAGTTCTACAGGTGAAAGTGCAGAATATTTTTCAAATAACAATACATTAGCCTCATGCAACAATGTAGCCTTGTCATTTAACCTCAATGACGGCAACAACGCTGTAGGTCAACAATAAACCTTCTTTTTTTATTTTATTTAGTATAATTTCCTGTCTATATCTTTTATTAATCCATGATAAAAAAATAATGATATTTGATTAATCTCTCTCCATTAACATTTACGCATTTAGTTCCTTATCAGTAGGATCATTGAAGGGGCATAAAAGCCATAACACTATCATCATCTTTCACAACAGTTTCTCCCAAGGGTTTAATAATAGATGTAGTATTAGTCAATTTTGAGTAGTTTTGTTACTAAGTATTAGCAAATCTAACTAATTCTGACAATGTGAATAATTATGTTTATAGATAAAGGCTTGAAGTACAAAGGGCACCAAAAATAACGTCAATGTAGTTAAAAACAATTTAAAATTAAAATTTTTCAGATACGATATAGCAATCTATATACAAAGTGCAATACATAGTAAAACTGATTGTGGTATGGATGACGTTTTCGTTAGAATTGCTGATACAAAAGAAATTCAACCATCACAGATGAAAGAAGTTCAAGTTGACGGTGAAAGTATCTGTATTGTTAACGTTGAGGGAAAATACTATGCTATTGGTAGTATTTGCACACATGAAGGAGGTCCTTTACCTGATGGTGTTCTCGATGGATATGTAATTGAATGTCCATGGCATAATTCTAAATTTGACGTAAGAACTGGAGAGGTAGTAAGCCCACCAGCAAATGAACCAGAACCTGCCTATGAAGTAAGAATAGAAGGTAATAACATATTGATAAAGTTGCCAGGTAAAAGTAAATCGTCTCCCCAAATTGAGCTAGAATTATTGGAAATAATTAGAGTAGAGGGTACTGATACGATGTCATTTAAGTTTAGTAAACAAAATAGTAAAGCAGGTAAAGACAACACTCCCCTGCTATCAGAATATACTGCAGGTCAATTTGCCTTTTTTGATATAGGCGGTGTCAATAATGATCCCAAAGGACCGATTAGACACTTTACCATTTCATCTTCTCCAACGGAGAATTTCATAATGTTTACCACTATGATAAGAGATTCACCATACAAAAAGAGACTTTCAACGTTAGAGGAGGGAGCTAAAGTGCAGATTAGAGGTCCAGAAGGACAATTTGTTTTACATGAGGATTATTCAAAGGTGGCTGTATTTCTTTCTGGCGGCATAGGTGTTACTCCATTTAGAAGTATGATAAAGTATGCTACAGATAGACAACTGCCCCTAAAAATAGTAATGTTTGATTCAAATAGGAATCCAAACAACATCTTATTCAAAAAAGAGTTTGATGATTGGACTACCATTAATAAAAATATAAAAATCATCTATACAATTAGTGAAGACAAACATGATGAGCACCAATTAAATACTGCAAATGACTGGAAAGGAGAGTATGGAAGAATAAATAAAGGAATGATTCTAAAATATCTTAACAATACTTTATTAAATAATTCAATATTCTACATTTGTGGTCCTCCAAACATGTTGACAGCTATACAATCGTTACTCCAGGAAGAATTAAAAATTTCAGCAGAAAGAATAAAGGTGGAAGAGTTTACGGGTTATTGATATAGTAATGATAAAAAAAATATTTCTTAATTCTAGCCTCTTTCTTTAATTTTTTTAATGTTGGGTGGATCATGGTTTTTAAGTATCCAGAATAGACTAATTCTCAAATCATCAGAATGACTCAGCCTAATCAGTAAGAAGGAATATTTTATCTAATTCTCGTTGTTGTCAAAGATAGATGGCGTATCGTTTGATAAGTCTCATGGGATAGTTACATATGTCATATTTTTTGATTATCTGACAAGTCTAATCCTTTCTTCCGTAAAGTGTAATAAATCGATCCAAATCCCAGACTAACCACTACTATCTGTGCTATTTGACCAACATAAGGTACCGGAACCATAAAGACAAGACTAAGAATGACAAAACCAATTAGAAAGGAAAGTATATAATTAATGCTAGAGGCTGAAGAACGCTTAATGGACTGGAGAATCTTTTTTCCAATCGCAAATGATACAAAGAATGTAGACATCATCAATCCTAACAGAAAAACCAATAATCCAAAAGCCGAAATTGGTAAACCTATTATTGTTATGGCAGATAGCAAAATTACAAAGGTAAACAAAATAATTAAAGCAAAACCTACTATGATATTTTTTACTACAGCCTTACCCATGATTACACTAACCCCATTGAATTGAATCGGTAATAATCTAACAAGTATTATACCAAGTAATCCAAATACAATAGTTACGGATATCATAAGAATATCTAACCACCCCCCCCCCCTAGGTCTGGCATCATTACACCGTGATTTGTTAGATCCAATTTTCCGATGCTGCCGGAATTCTGAAAATTATCTGTGAATGCCACTAACTGTCCTGTAACTTTAACCTCGTTATTGACGCTTCCTGCAGCATTATATGAGTCTTTTTCTATAACAGCTGTCTGATCAATTTTGATGTTGTTACCTGTTAATAGTGCATTTTTTGATTACCTTTAAGCTCTATATTATCTGCGGCTACGACAATCTTACCTGAAACATCAGAATTTATCAATACTTGGCCAGCCGCAATAATATGATCTCCATCTATGGGCGCGTTAATTTCGACAACACCTCCAAATAGTATAGCACAGCTCAGAGGTGAATTAATACTAATTACGCCCCCAGAAATAATTACATCGTCATCCTCTATAGTTTCATCTACTGATATTTGATCACCCGATAATATTTGAAGACCAAAGGAATTGTCAAGCGTAATGGATGACAGTAATAGCGGATTAGCAACCATTAATATCATAAACAACCATCCTTTCATGTCTCTGATTTTATTGAGTATAATTCTATGAATTAAACCATCATCTAATAAATTGATGATGTCAACTATACATTACATTTTAATAATTCTTTATTGCCCTAGTGGATATTTTTTTCTTCATTCTTTCAATGAGGTCTCACTGAGATAAAAAATTATAATATTTGAAACTGGATGCCTGCGATGTCATAGGATTAAAGAAACGAATCTTTTGATTCATTGAATCTTACTATTTGTCGAATTCATGAAAAAATTTTAAGTAAAAAAAAGCAGATAAAATGGATGTCAAATAAATTTATGAACTTATGTTCATCTGACTTTTATGGCTTTTCCATTGGGTTACCGTACCTGTCATTATCCAAAGCACCTTTAAAAACTCGGTCATAACAGGCTTCTGCATCATCTAAAGAAAATGTGGATTCGCTGTTTGCTACTCTCGTTGTACAATTAAAGTATCGTGTAAGTGCATTAGCGGTATCGACAATGGTTACCTGAGAAATTATTATTACTGAAAATAAGATACAAAATATTTTCAGCAATACTCTATTAGACATGCTGACATACATCTTCTTTCAATCAACCTGTAAACCCAAATAGCGAATTGAACCTTTCAATATCACTACGCTCAGAATTATCATTTGATGATTGTGCATCAGAATTATCATTTGATGATTGTGCATCAGAATTATCATTTGATGATTGTGCATCAGAATTATCATTTGATGATTGTGCATCAGAATTAGCAATAAACACTTCATTGTAACACATATTTACCTCATGTTTGGTTGGTTCTTTTTCAAAATACGGATCTACTTCAACACCTTTACTCTCGTCTACTTTTTCATCAATGCAATCATAAAATACTGGTAGGCCAGTATCTAAAGTGGCATTCCCGGTTTGAATTGGTATCAAATCTACTGCCTGACCAAATGATAAATTTCCTTGAACAAAAGTAGTGGCCATCATTATGGTAACAGTTGTGAAAAATATTGAAAAGGTTAATGAATCTCTAAATCCATAAATCATACAGTTTTAATATGGAGAAATAATTTAACCTATTCTACAATTTCATAATCTTATTTTAATCATAACAATTTTAAGATACAATCTTAGTTCATAATATAATTAGAGTATTTACTATGGCAATGAATTTTAATTTCGGATTAAATTATTAATTCGCATAGAATCAGCCTTTCTTCCTTTTGAATAAATCGAATCGTTATTAAAATGTAGTATCATTCTCATAAAATGATCATTCATAATGGTTAAATACATGATTATCAAATAAAAAAAATATTTATTGTACATGAAAAAAATTTATTGTTGGCCTGAAGCCCAGTTGCCTTCTTTATTTTGAGACTGCAGTCCTAAATTATTACATGAAAGTATGATTGCCTCGCCGGAAACACATTGTGCCCCTTGGCTAACATACTGCCCTTGCTCATCAATCACCTGCTCTGAGCCATTGTGTTCGTTTTTATCTGCAAAAGCCAAGTTGGCATCAAAAGTTGTAACTGAGGTGATTAAAGAGGCCGTAACAAAGATTGTAAGAATATCAAGCCTAGCAGATATTGTTATGTTACTCATTATTATCATAATCTATAGTTAGAAGATTATTTATCATAGTTTGGGATCATAATACGGTATTTTTTTCCTATAATATTAAACTTGATCTCCATAATAAATTGTTCTCTCATGATTCTTTCCTGTTATATTTTAACACAATAGTGACATTATTCATTTATAATCGAGAATAAAAGTTTTACAGTTGTATATTTCCGAAGATATATCAAAAGTAATTTCTAAAGCTGAGTATTATATTGAGGAGCCGTTTTAAGGAAAACTGGATTCAAACAATTTAAGCAAATTTAATTATAGATCATATGGTAATAACCGACAGAAATACCAGGCTGACCCCCATTTAGTGTCAGATTTGAAGTGGCCCAGTGGGCTTACTACTGATATCGATTCTTAAAATAGGCTCCATTAAAAGAGACAAATTTCGAATTATAAAGATTATATAAAAGTTTGAATGGAGTTGGTGCAAGCTAATTTGGGTAAAAAATTCTGGTAAATATTTCAATGATCGTCTAGAATAAATAGATTTATTTTTACATGTCACGTGACGGTTTCATCATTCTTCATAATTTTTGATGTCTAATAATATAAAATAGAAATATGAACTCTTAATGATAATGTGAATAATGAAAGGATGTACACTTTCAATCTAAATCATGCGATAAGGCCTGATTGTGAAGGAAAAATATAAAAGTCTAAAGGATTAAAAGCTATTCTTATACCGCAATTGTGTATTATTTTAAGTTAATCTATACTATTAAACTACATTGTAAAATTTTAAGGAAATTGTACAACCTATTCTAAATATATATCAAACTTGTTTTGAATTTATTATGTATAAAAAAAGTACAGATGCGTTAAAAAAATCAACAAAACCCCTAATTGTGATATCCACCATTGTAACATTATTGATGGCTTCCATCAGTAGTATGCCCATCATGAGTTCTTCTGCGGTGGACTATGGTTTAGTATCTAAAGATAATAATTCAGGAAGCATTGAAACACATAGCCTTTATAATTGTGTTGGTGAAGGAAAAACTTGTATTAATATAAATGAAAACAATAATAATATAATCGCCAACAACACGGAATAATACCGCCACTACATATAGAGATAGCTCAACTATTGTTACAAAAAATAGGAAATGTGTTTCTTTTGGTTGGGATCCTTACAGATTTGTGTATAACGGATTGCAGGCAGATATTGACGATAATGGTAAATTAATATCCGATTAGAATTTTCTGTAGAACATAGATTACGATCCAAGAACATATCATTACTTAACGGCGACTCAGTTTGGGTGCAATGGGGCTTCCTACTGATCCCGTTTCTTCAAAAGAGATTCAAATATCTTATGAAATTGTTTTATTTAAGCATTTAGACACTAATCAGTTTAAGGCAAGTTTGAAATTAGATTCTTGCGAAAGAATAGGACTCGATAGTCCGCTGAACCATAGGTTAATTTTACCGTTAAATTATAAATTTATCCAGTATAACTATAGTGACATTTCACCATAACAGCAGTTAATCGGACCGAGTCTACGTTTCTCTACAAGATAATTTTTGGTTAATCAATATCAATACTTTACATTTGGAATCATTTTTGTCTCATGACGTTAGTGATATATTTAAGAAAGAATTAGCATGCCAAAAGATGTTTTATTGAGCAAAATTATAATTACATACGTCACAAATGGTACTAAGTGCTAGTATACCAACTCCAATAAAGATCATAGAGCCATCAGTTACATTTTTTAAAATCGCCATGAATCAAATTGTTAACCCCCTGCACGAGATTTTATCATCTATTACTAGTACGTTCAATGATGATATTATTGACAAATAATATTTGAATATAATATACACCATTTAGAACATAGTAATAAATATTGGATTTTCATGTTCCATTCAGTATTCAAAATGAAATTATTGTAGGTACATTATATATATAAACTATATAGCTAATTGTTATATACCATTCCCCCTTTCAATATGTTTATAATTAAGCAAGAATATGAGTCAACAATGAATATTCATTTAGCAATGGTATCTGTTCTGTTAATGACAGGTACTATGATCATAGGTAGCATTATTAGTGTAATACCTACACAAGCACTAGAGAACGA
Coding sequences within:
- a CDS encoding Rieske 2Fe-2S domain-containing protein, coding for MDDVFVRIADTKEIQPSQMKEVQVDGESICIVNVEGKYYAIGSICTHEGGPLPDGVLDGYVIECPWHNSKFDVRTGEVVSPPANEPEPAYEVRIEGNNILIKLPGKSKSSPQIELELLEIIRVEGTDTMSFKFSKQNSKAGKDNTPLLSEYTAGQFAFFDIGGVNNDPKGPIRHFTISSSPTENFIMFTTMIRDSPYKKRLSTLEEGAKVQIRGPEGQFVLHEDYSKVAVFLSGGIGVTPFRSMIKYATDRQLPLKIVMFDSNRNPNNILFKKEFDDWTTINKNIKIIYTISEDKHDEHQLNTANDWKGEYGRINKGMILKYLNNTLLNNSIFYICGPPNMLTAIQSLLQEELKISAERIKVEEFTGY
- a CDS encoding cupredoxin domain-containing protein is translated as MSFSFIVILGLLTYTTISQSNNGEFYNHISLAQEQSPPLTNSTLVDLIGTGILGPPTNKTIYLFNSENEGVNETQLNIPPDSFSPSAIAANTGDTVNIKFYNLEEPDGDRHSFTVGAPYGLDKDIAPGQTGTVTFKATEGGTFVFFCKYHQPTMRGELIVLP